The segment GGTCACTCCTGAAAGTGTAATATTCAGCTTTGGAACCGTCCTTTTGGATCTTCTCAGTGGAAAGCACATTCCCCCAAGTCATGTAAGTAATTGTCCTTTTAGTATTCCTTCTTAGCTTGGAGAGATACAATATTACAATGGACATGCATAATGAAGTGATTCCATCATCACAGCTGCATACTGTTGTGGTGGCTAAACCTAGGGCGGAATAGCCAAGAGAAAAATTGAATAGTCATCTAGAACATGGTTCTTATTTGAAAGTGTTGGATGTTTGGGTCCGAACGAACTTTGATTCTCATGGATGTTAAGATTAAAGCTATAGGCACATTTGGCTTTGTTTTGAGATAATAAATCATTCAACTCTTAGACTTAATGTCTTTCACCTGATTTATATATGAAGATTCTTCAGGAAAAATAAGGGTGAAAATATTAGTTCTGTTGCCACCTGATTTTTTCCCGTCGTTACTTCTACCTCCTTATTAATCCAAAGTTGTAATTTTAGGAGTatacttcataaaattttaatttttcatattttgtttGTATGCATGCAGGCCCTTGATATGATTCGGGGAAAAAACATTCTTCTTTTGATGGATTCTCATCTAGAGGGAAACTTTTCAACTGAAGAGGCGACAGTGGTCTTTGATCTTGCCTCACGATGTTTGCAATATGAACCAAGGGAGCGGCCAAATACGAAAGATCTTGTGGCTACACTTGCCCCACTGCAAAATAAATCTGATGTGAACTGTCTTTCATACTCTTTTCACCCTTTCTCTAAAGTGCCTCATTTTCCTTCATGGGATGTGCCCATGCAAGGAAATCTTGTTTGCATTTGCAGTTATGTTCTTATGAAAGAGATAATTTGGATTTTTCCAGACTCTGAAGATCTTGAGTCTTCATTTGCAGGTTCCATCTTATGTGATGTTGGGAATTCCCAAACATGAGGAAGGGCCTCCTACTCCTCAGCACCCTCTGTCTCCAATGGGTGATGCCTGTTCGAGGATGGATCTGACTGCTATTCATCAAATTTTGGTAATGACACATTATAAAGATGATGAAGGAACAAATGAGGTAATTGGGTTGTGAAATATTGATTTGTGGATGCCTATCTATCATGTGGTGCTAAATCCCATTTGATATGGACTGGTTTCAGCTATCCTTCCAAGAGTGGACCCAACAAATGAGAGATATGTTGGAGGCAAGAAAGTGTGGAGATGTAGCATTTCGTGACAAAGATTTTAAAACCGCTATAGAGTGTTATTCTCAGGTACACCTTCCATCTCGCGCTTGGAATGAATAGATGAAATTTATGCACAGCAATTATATGGTCCCAAAAGAACTTTAGACCTTACCGATCTAATTCATTAACTTAATGTTGATTCTGGTATCGTATCAGTTGTACCCTGGGGATTTTGGCTCAATAGATGAATGAGGGTTTTGATACTGAGCCAAGCAATGAAATATAGTAAGCAAATTGGAAATTTTGAGACCCTTATTGCTTCTTATGCTTCATGGATAAGCTATATGGATAGCATTCTGCATATAGATAATTAACCAAAGGAGTAAACAAGCGTTTTTATGCAATAATGGCTGGTTAACTTGATCCCATTTTGTTTGCAGTTCATAGATGTTGGAACCATGGTTTCTCCAACTGTGTATGCACGGAGAAGTCTATGTCATCTTCTGTGTGATCAACCAGATGCTGCACTCCGAGATGCAATGCAAGCACAATGTGTCTACCCAGACTGGTCGACAGCATTTTATATGCAGGCTGTTGCCCTTGCCAAGCTAGACATGCACAAGGATGCTGCTGATATGTTGAATGAAGCTGCTGCTCTAGAAGAGAAAAAGCAACGGGGTGGGAAAGGATCTTGAGAGTTCAAGTTTGTGGCTCTGTAATATTCTATTTGGTGGTGCTGAGATCAACTATTATGGTGGTGGTTGTAATCAAACATGTGAGATTCATGTATAGTGGAGAGTTGGAATTGTGGTTTTCGTCCAAATATGGCATGTTCTATTTATCCACGGAGGTAGGTAGGGGAGGCAATTGTTTTTGGCACTGGAACTTTTGTTAGGCACCGATATCAcctcttctttttttcctttgctgttaTCTTAATGAAATAATTGATTTTGCTTGCTCATGAAAGTCTCATTTTCATCCCATAGAAATGTTGCCtagaaaaacaaattaaaaacaagCGAACTGAAGTGCAAATTAACCCTCTCAAGGGTGCAATTATTCCATTCTGATTCCTGTCAAGGGTCATTGTTATTAATATGAACCCTGTCattgtcttttcctttcttattGTTCACTAAATTCAATAATAGATACATTGTGTGCAACTACTGCAGCCAGCCTCATCGATTTTGTTTAATTACAGAAGAAAAAGGTATGGGATTTGAATTGATACTAGTACTAGCACAAAAGACTCAATAGAGACTAAAGCAAAAAAGGTGCAATCTTTAATCTAAGAAACATATAGCTCAGCTTTTCCATCAATGAAGAGGCTCATAAACTCTTCTCCATCAACAGTTTCCTTCTCCATTAGAAGTTGAGCAAGCTTGTGGAGAATGTCAATGTGGGTTGTGATTATCTGCTTTGCCCTTGAATACGCTGTCTCTACTAGATCCCTTACCTCAGCATCCACCACGTCAGCAGTTGCCATTGAGTAGTCTTTTTGAGAAGACATCTACAATGGGATTTTGAAAGTCAGATTATGTATTAAGAACAGAAAAAGAAGCAGCGATAACAGGATGTTGTTCCAGGTATCAAAACAATATTGCTAGTACTGAAAGAGCATCCATCACCTGTTGTCCTAAGAAAGGATTTCCACCAGGTCCACCAATGGCAACTTGTCCAATCTTTTTGCTGAACCCAAATCTTTCAACCATCTGCCTTGCCACTCGTGAGACTTGCATAAAGTCATTTGATGCTCCTGTTGTCACATTTTCCTCACCAAAAATTACTTCTTCCGCAATCCTGCGCAATTAACGAGACCAAAGTTCCTTGAATAAGGTTTGGTGGCAGACATTAAAACTAAAATTCTTGTCCTTACATTCAAATGAATTTTATCTGATGATCATTTCCAATCCAGCAGCTAACAAGGATTAAGATGGTTGGGCATACTCGCACCAATTGTTCATGAGTACTAAGATAAAACTTGAGAAACTAACCTTCCACCGAGTGCAACTGCCATCTGGTTCTGTAGGTAACTTCGGCTGTAGAGACCAGATTCAAGCCTCTCCTCACTTGGAGCAAAAAAGGTAAGGCCACCAGCTTGACCACGAGGAATGATAGAAATCTTTGCCACAGGATCATATTCAGGCATGAGTGCACCAACTAAAGCATGGCCAGCCTCTGTGAATTTGAGTGCATACAAAAAGTCAAATACCTAGGATCAGACTATAGACAAGGCAAAACCCAGGGAGCAAATGCTACCATGATAGGCAACCAATTTCTTCTTCTCATCGGAGACCACAGCATTTTTCTTCTCTGGTCCAGCAATGATCCTCTCTAGGGCATCTGATATTTCATCTTTGCTTATTTCCTTGAGGTCACGCCTGGCTGCAAGAATGGCCGCTTCATTCATCAGGTTCTGCAAATCAGCTCCAGTGAAACCCGGGGTTCTCCTTGCAATCTTTTCAAAATCCACGTCCTTTGCAAGTGCCTTTCCTCTGGAATGCACCTACAAAAAGAGTCAACGAAAGGATCTAAGGTGAGCAACTCAACAAAGAAGTCAAGGACAACAGCTTGATTTGGATAGATTCAATGCATTTGCAAGCTACCGACAAATATTTACTATAAAATTCTAATGCATGATAacatagattttgaatgatgagCAATTCATGGAGACTCTTACAAAATCAGAAGTGGGACTCCATTAAGATAAACAGAATAGCGCATTCATTCACTCAAATTGGCTATGCCAACTACATATCTACACTGAAAATATGGAAGCAAATGAGTTTCTAAAGGACTCACCTGAAGAATTTTCACTCTCCCAGCAACATCAGGCCTATCAACTGTAACCTGTCGGTCAAACCTACCGGGCCTCAATAAAGCCGCATCAAGAACATCGGGCCTGTTAGTTGCTG is part of the Gossypium arboreum isolate Shixiya-1 chromosome 5, ASM2569848v2, whole genome shotgun sequence genome and harbors:
- the LOC108452795 gene encoding serine/threonine-protein kinase BSK1-like isoform X1, with the protein product MGCCGSSFLRGHDSDHKINHNGNNNNSSSRLPQASNGPAQPSYGTDSLGAAAGGVPHFSEFSLAELKAATNNFSSDFIVSESGEKAPNVVYKGRLQNDTNRRWIAIKKFAKLAWPDPKQFADEAWGVGKLRHKRLANLIGYCCDGDERLLVAEYMPNDTLAKHLFHWENQTIEWAMRLRVALFIAEALDYCSSEGRPLYHDLNAYRVLFDENGDPRLSCFGLMKNSRDGKSYSTNLAYTPPEYLRNGRVTPESVIFSFGTVLLDLLSGKHIPPSHALDMIRGKNILLLMDSHLEGNFSTEEATVVFDLASRCLQYEPRERPNTKDLVATLAPLQNKSDVPSYVMLGIPKHEEGPPTPQHPLSPMGDACSRMDLTAIHQILVMTHYKDDEGTNELSFQEWTQQMRDMLEARKCGDVAFRDKDFKTAIECYSQFIDVGTMVSPTVYARRSLCHLLCDQPDAALRDAMQAQCVYPDWSTAFYMQAVALAKLDMHKDAADMLNEAAALEEKKQRGGKGS